Within Saccharomonospora cyanea NA-134, the genomic segment CGAGCACCTCGGCGTCGTCCTGCCCGTCGCGGAACACCTCCCAGCGGACCGACGACACCGGGCCGTCGTCACCGGGATAGACGAGGTACTCGTCGCCCTGCCCGTAGCGGAAACTCGGATCGCGGTAGACGTCCTTCGGCCAGGAGTTGTAGGTCCACCGCAGGTAGCCGTCGAGGTCGCGCTGCTCGACCACCCAGCCGAGCGCGCGGGTGGAGACGGGAGGCGACGCGGTCACCGTGTTGGGCCGCCGCGGCTCGTAGTAGGTGTAGTAGAGGGTGGGTTTGCCGTCGGCGCGTCGCCGCTGGATCAGCTCGTCGGGCACGTCGTCGAGGAACGAGTAGTTGAAGCTGACGAACTCCGAGAGGTCGGCCTCGGCGAGGGAGTTGGCCGCCAGCGCGATCCTGTCCGACCACGCCGGGTCGGCTTCGGCGATCACGTCGAAGGCCACCTCCATCGTCGCCGCTGGGCGCTCGTCGAAGGCGAGGCGGGTCCGGTCGAACCAGCCCTTCTCCTCCAGATGGGCTCGGAAGTCGCGCAGGAACGCCGTCCACGCCTCGCGGTAGCGGGCACCACCGAGGCTCACCTCCTCCCGGACGCGCTCACCGGTGCGGGTGTCGGTGTAGTTGAGCAGTTCCGGACCACGGAACTGCAGCATCGCGAAGGCGTGGATCGACCCGTCGATGCCCGCCTTCCGTGACTCCTCGACATACCGGTCGAAGGCGGTGTAGTCGAAGCTGAACGTCGAGCCGTCCCAGCGCCACTCGACCGCGGAGCGATAGCTCGACTGAGTCTGCGCACGCCACTCACCCTCGTGCTGGACCATCCACGGATCTTCGGTGATCGCGACGTCCACGACGCGCTGCCCGTGGTCGGCGAGGTCCTCCAGGTAGGGGCGCAGGCCCCGCCAGTGGGCCTCACTCCATGGCTCGGCACCCAGGTGGTCGGCCACCGCGTCCGGGTGCGCCCAGAGATCCAGCACGAAGGGCCGATCCGCCATGTCGCGCAGGGCGAAGTCGGGCACGTCGACGCGCAGCGGCCAACGACCGAGCTCACCGTCCGCGTCGCGGACGACGACGCTGCCCGTGTAGGCGCCGGGAGCGGTGCCTGCGGGAATCTCGACCGTGATCCAGGCCGCCTGGTTCCGTCCCTCGGCGACGTCCACGGTGTCGGCCTCGCGCAGCGGGTCGGCCACCACGCCGCCGTGCACCTCATCCGGGACGTACTGCGGATAGCGCACCGTGACGGCGTTCGGCGGCAGGGGGCGGCCGGGCCCCCGCAGTCTCGACACGAAGACCTGGAGATTCTCGGCGCCGTGCGGGGCGGTGACCGCCAGCTGCGCCGACGCGCGGCCCGCCACCGGCACCTGCAGGCGGAGCGTGCGGTCGGCCGCCAGCGGCTGACCCTGACCGCCGACGCGGGGCACACGGACGAACGAGGACGCCTCGAAGGCGCCGGAGGGAACCCAGACCGATGTGGCCGCCTCCGGAGGCGCAGGCTCGGACAGGTCGACCGGCTCCATGGCGACCGTGCGGTCGGCGACGGCACCGCCGGGGCCGTCGGCGCGAGCGCGGAACTCGGGAGCCCACTCCCCGGCGGCCAGGTCGGCTTCGGTGACCGTGTGCCGGACCGACTTGCAGACGTAGGAGTCGCCGGGCGCGAGCGGGCCGGCGTGGTCGCAGCTCGCCGAGTTGTCGGGACCGGTCACCCGGACGGAGGTCAGCGGCACGTTCCCGGTGTTGGTCACCCGGATCCACGGCGCGATCTCGTCGCCCAGCAGCCCGTCGGCGCCCATCGTGTGGACCGCGTCGAGCACCGGCAGTACGTCGAGGTCGGCCCGCGCCGGGGGCGACGGGTTGTCGACGGACACGGTCGCTCGCGCCGACGAACTCGCGCCCGTGACGGCGTACCGGACGGACAGTTCGTGCCGCCCGGCCGCCACCTCGTCGGCCGGGGTCACGGAGAGGGTGACCGTGCGGGACTGTCCGGGACCCAACGCGGGCACGGTGACGGGGCGCGCCGACCAGCCGTCCTTCGCGTCGAGGGTGACCTTCCCGGCGGGTAGGGTGCGCTCGGACTGGTTGCTGACCGTCACGGACAGCTCCGACGACGTGCCGGCGGGCAGCGCGCCTTCGGTCTCGACGGTCACCGGCGCGCAGGCCCCTTCGAGCCAGTCGAGGTCGAAGCGGGTGAAGGAGAGGTGCCGGTAACCCTCGCGCTCGAAGAACAGGCCGTACTCCCCGCCGAGAGCGTCGTCGGAGGAGCCGTCGCCGAGCGGGGTGAGCGTGGAGTAGGCGGCGGCGCCGTGCTCCACCACCTTGCGCACGGGCCAGGTCTCGCCGTCGTCGCACGACAGCTTCACCGTGAGGTTGCGCCGGATGCCGGAGTCCTCGGTGTTGCTGAACAGCAGCCACTCGGCCCTCGGGTCGCCCGGCTCGGCGTCCGGGAAGGCTCGGATGACCGAACCGTTGTTGGCCGGGTCGACGAGTTCGGTGTCCTGCTCGAACGGTGTGTAGGTCTCACCGCCGTCCTCGGACACCGCGGTCCGGCGGTACGGCGCCGCCCGGCTGTTGAGCAGCACCCGGCCGTCGGAGAGTTCGACGGTCTTGTTCTCGTCGGCTCCGGGGCCGACCAGCTCGCCGGCCTGCCAGGTCTCGCCGTGGTCGTCACTGTAGGCGCTGACCGCGTAGTTCTTCCCGTTGAAACGGACCGTGTACTGCTGGATCAACCGGCCCGCGTGGGCACCCCGGCGCAACTGGATGCCTTCGCCGGACGCCGCGAACATGCCGCCCCATGCGGGGTTCTTCAGCATGGCGGTGATCCGGCGGTGCTGCCAGGTCCGGCCGTTGTCGTCGCTGTAGCTGTAGTCGGGATGCAGGATGTCGGGATTCGACGGGTCGTTGCCGGTCTCGGAGTCACCGAAGCCCCGGTTGATCGAGGCGGCGTGGAACACGAAGACCCGGCCGGTCTCGCGGTCCACGAGCAGACTCGGGTCGCCGTAGCCGTTGGGTGCGGGGTCCTGGCGAATCACCCGCTGTGGGCCCCACGTCCTGCCGCCGTCCGTGCTCCGTCGCATGAGGAGTGCGATGTTGGAGGGCAGGTCGGCCATCGTGGGCCGACCGTCGTACACCGCCAGCAGGTCCCCGTTCGGCAGCGTCGTGAGCGCGGGAATGCGATAGCGGGGGTGGCTTCCCCCGTAGCGTGACGCGAGGTCGGTCACCGGGAGCCCGCCGGACGTGGTGGTCCCGGTCGACGTCGCCGCGGGTGCCGTGGACCGTTCCGGGAGGGTGGGCTCCGCCGGGTCGGCCGCTGCGGGTGTCAGTAGTCCCAGTGCCAGAGATGCCACGGCGGTCAGCGCGAGGATTGACCGTTTCATCGGACCCCCGATGCTCGAATGTGATCGGTTCCACCTTGGAACGATCAGCATTCACCGTGATCCGCTGTCCGATGAATGTCAAGGAGTGGTCTGTACCAGCTATCGGGTGGGTGCCGGAGGTGACACCGCGCGACTCCGGCGAGCCACCGGGCGGCAGGGCGCTGAACCGCTTGAGCCGGCCGCTCGCGGAGTCGGCGGCGTCGTTGTCGTCGATCGGCTCGTCCGCCTTCGGCGAGAGCTCGCGCTGCCGCACGACTCCCACCGCCGGCTGACGCCCCTGCAGGTAGCACGGCGGGTGAGCACGGTAGTCCCGTGTAGTGGCCGGCGATGCCGGGTACTCCGCCGTGGATGTGGGCTTCCGCCGTCGGTTCGGTGCTGGGCGACGTCTTCGGGACACTCGCCAGGATCAGGCACGGCAAGCCGTTGCACCCGCGCGGCACCGTGTACGACGCCGTGTTGCGCCGTACTGGATCGCCCGAGCCGTGGGGCGCGGAGTGGCTGGACGATCCGGGCGAGGACCACGGTCTGGTCCGCCTCTCCCGCTCGATGGGGCTGCCGAGGCCGTTGCCCGACGTGCTCGGTCTCGCGTTCACCTTCAGCGGTCCGGCCGGTGACCGCCACGACCTGCTGCTCGCGACCACCGGCCTGCGGCCGGGAGCCCGGTTCGTGTTGCTGCCCCGCTGGCAGGACCCGTGCGCCGTGCCGTACGGCTCGCTGCTGCCGTACCGGACACCGCGCGGGTTGGTGCTGCTCGCCGCGATGCCGTCGACCCGGGCGGAGTTCCGGCTGCTCGCCGCCGCCCCGGCCGGACGCTGGCGGCAGTTCGCGACGCTCGAACTGACCGGACGCACCGGCCCGGAACCGGACCAGCCGATCCGCTTCGACCCGGTACTCCACCTCCTGCCCGGCCTGTCCTGGCCACCGGCGCTGGCGCGCATCCGGGAACCCGCGTACGCGGCCGCGCGCCAGGTGTGAGCCTCACCCCGGCTGCTCGCGCGGGCAGTGGTACGCCGTGCGTCCACCCACCGTGCTGGTCACCACCGGAGTGCCGCAGTCGCGGCAGCGTTGCTGCTTGTAGACCTTCCGGGCCTCGGCCTCGGGAACCGCCGCACGGTCGGTGGCGTCCACGGTGACGATGCGTCCGTCCTCGACGGCCTGTGCCATCATCCGTCGCAGCTCTGCCCACAGCGCCCGGGCCTCGGAGGTACTCAACTCCCGGCACGGCCGCTTCGGGGCGATGCCGACGGCATGCAGCGCCTCGTTGCGGAAGACGTTGCCCACGCCGGAGACGACGGACTGGTCGAGCAGCGCCGCGCCGATGGCTCCGGGTGCCGCCCGCAGCGCCGCGACAGCGGCCTCGGCGTCCGTGTCCGAGCGCAGCGGGTCCGGGCCCAATCCCCGCACGAGGTCCTCCACCGCTGCCTCCGTCAGGAGCTCACATCGGGCCGGCGCGATCAGATCCCAGGCCACGGCCTCGGTCGCGAGGCGCAGCCGCACCTGGGGGAGTGCCGGTCTCGCCGGGTCCGCGACACGGAGCCACTTCCCCTGCATGCCGAGGTGGACGTGGATCTCGTCGTCGGAGGAGAGCCCGACGAAGAGGTGCTTGCCGTACGCCTCGGTGTGTCGCAGCACCGTGCCGTCCACCCGGGCGGCCTCCGCGGTGAACCGGCCCTGGGGCGAACTCACCGTCAGCCGCCGACCGCCGAGGTCCGCAGCCAGGTCACGAGCCAGCCGGTGAACGACGTGTCCCTCGGGCACCGCGAGACTTTCTGATCACTTGCTCGGAGCCTCCGACCGCAGGAAGGCCGCCGTGTCGAAGTACGTGGCGAACCGGCGTATCCGGTTTTGGTCGTCGAAGTCCAGCAGTGAGATCCCTCGGTATTCGATCGGGTGGCCGGTGGTGAGGGTGCCGCGCGAGACCCATTCGAGCACACCCAGATCGCCGGACTCCACCACCCGGACGAACTCGGTGGACAGCTGGGAGAACTGTGAGCGGTACTCCTCCCAGAACCGGGTCACGTCGGAGGTCCCCTCGTCGCTGGTGGCCACCTGCGGCCTCACCAGCTCCGGGTCGGGCCCGAACAGCTCCCGCAGCCGGGAGCTGTCGCCGGTGTCCTCGAAACTCCGCAGCGCGGCGGCGAAACCGTCGGCCCGTGCGTGCGCACTCGTCATCCGGCGGACATACCCGGGACGAACCGGGGCAAACCGGCCGGCGTGGCGTCCGGTGAGCTGGTACACGCGGGGGAACGTGCGGCGGGCGTCTCGGGGTTGGTCACGAGGATCAGCTCAGGCATCCGGCAGCGGTCGTGCGCGAGGCGGTGGTCATGTGGATCCTTTCCACGTGGGGGTTGCACGGCAGCCGATCAGAGTGCACAGAGCGGGCC encodes:
- a CDS encoding glycoside hydrolase domain-containing protein — translated: MKRSILALTAVASLALGLLTPAAADPAEPTLPERSTAPAATSTGTTTSGGLPVTDLASRYGGSHPRYRIPALTTLPNGDLLAVYDGRPTMADLPSNIALLMRRSTDGGRTWGPQRVIRQDPAPNGYGDPSLLVDRETGRVFVFHAASINRGFGDSETGNDPSNPDILHPDYSYSDDNGRTWQHRRITAMLKNPAWGGMFAASGEGIQLRRGAHAGRLIQQYTVRFNGKNYAVSAYSDDHGETWQAGELVGPGADENKTVELSDGRVLLNSRAAPYRRTAVSEDGGETYTPFEQDTELVDPANNGSVIRAFPDAEPGDPRAEWLLFSNTEDSGIRRNLTVKLSCDDGETWPVRKVVEHGAAAYSTLTPLGDGSSDDALGGEYGLFFEREGYRHLSFTRFDLDWLEGACAPVTVETEGALPAGTSSELSVTVSNQSERTLPAGKVTLDAKDGWSARPVTVPALGPGQSRTVTLSVTPADEVAAGRHELSVRYAVTGASSSARATVSVDNPSPPARADLDVLPVLDAVHTMGADGLLGDEIAPWIRVTNTGNVPLTSVRVTGPDNSASCDHAGPLAPGDSYVCKSVRHTVTEADLAAGEWAPEFRARADGPGGAVADRTVAMEPVDLSEPAPPEAATSVWVPSGAFEASSFVRVPRVGGQGQPLAADRTLRLQVPVAGRASAQLAVTAPHGAENLQVFVSRLRGPGRPLPPNAVTVRYPQYVPDEVHGGVVADPLREADTVDVAEGRNQAAWITVEIPAGTAPGAYTGSVVVRDADGELGRWPLRVDVPDFALRDMADRPFVLDLWAHPDAVADHLGAEPWSEAHWRGLRPYLEDLADHGQRVVDVAITEDPWMVQHEGEWRAQTQSSYRSAVEWRWDGSTFSFDYTAFDRYVEESRKAGIDGSIHAFAMLQFRGPELLNYTDTRTGERVREEVSLGGARYREAWTAFLRDFRAHLEEKGWFDRTRLAFDERPAATMEVAFDVIAEADPAWSDRIALAANSLAEADLSEFVSFNYSFLDDVPDELIQRRRADGKPTLYYTYYEPRRPNTVTASPPVSTRALGWVVEQRDLDGYLRWTYNSWPKDVYRDPSFRYGQGDEYLVYPGDDGPVSSVRWEVFRDGQDDAEVLDLARTELGEDSAVLRAALDGVDADAQDGPATWARMLQQRANVTDALGSHGARIAVDAPDGSVAYGSAAEFEVTVTATGEALDDVELTLPAWPSESVEITVPESTDVAAGESRTWRVRVDVPSEARNLAVVAGDVLADGDRVGSFTWVPTVGAPVAADGPITVDRAGSPDATAPVTVSVPVRNASATPATVRLDLTGLDFWRVEPADLEVELAPRSTTKVTVPLHPDGRTGWSTVTASLSFEGEQLSGPTTFDLVSGGVHVSDLAWSDEVNGWGPIERDRSNGEDEAGDGATMSIAGRTYSKGVGAHAVSGLTVDLDGGCSRLITDYGIDDEIGGAARVVFEVVGDGRVLWTSDAVTPASRRQYVEVDVTGVDQLRLVVEDGGNGVGQDHADWAGAWLACARPPAALEPAG
- a CDS encoding Fpg/Nei family DNA glycosylase: MPEGHVVHRLARDLAADLGGRRLTVSSPQGRFTAEAARVDGTVLRHTEAYGKHLFVGLSSDDEIHVHLGMQGKWLRVADPARPALPQVRLRLATEAVAWDLIAPARCELLTEAAVEDLVRGLGPDPLRSDTDAEAAVAALRAAPGAIGAALLDQSVVSGVGNVFRNEALHAVGIAPKRPCRELSTSEARALWAELRRMMAQAVEDGRIVTVDATDRAAVPEAEARKVYKQQRCRDCGTPVVTSTVGGRTAYHCPREQPG
- a CDS encoding nuclear transport factor 2 family protein, whose translation is MTSAHARADGFAAALRSFEDTGDSSRLRELFGPDPELVRPQVATSDEGTSDVTRFWEEYRSQFSQLSTEFVRVVESGDLGVLEWVSRGTLTTGHPIEYRGISLLDFDDQNRIRRFATYFDTAAFLRSEAPSK